In the genome of Paenibacillus sp. FSL R5-0766, one region contains:
- a CDS encoding rhamnogalacturonan acetylesterase → MNKAQGSQAVAMEAAAEGQAVSVTSWKFNFGPDSGRADETGDYLKVTATTAYEGRGGYGFEAGSLVYEKQRIRDDDVSDPTKQYHNNPGQTTMSARLRSGFCIPLKASFIVDVPDGTYQVLLVAGDELAETVTRVKAGEGRLVLPTIRTLPGQCAEVRFSVVVRGGRLRLSFSGPAPRINALEITLANQTMTVFLAGDSTVTDQPESGYPYCGWGQLLPAQFKHDVAIDNHAQSGRSSRSFINEGRLSAILEQIKPEDFLFIQFGHNDEKPDPERGTDPFTTYKEYLKKYIDAAREAKARPVLITPVHRRYFADDGTLTDTHGDYIIAVRELAEEEDVPLIDLAERSRLLFEQAGVEGTKDDFMWVLPGEYVNFPSGVEDNTHFQERGARRLAQQVAEAIRELQLQPLQMYLR, encoded by the coding sequence TTGAATAAAGCTCAGGGTAGTCAGGCCGTTGCCATGGAGGCAGCGGCAGAGGGCCAGGCAGTGTCCGTGACCAGCTGGAAGTTTAACTTTGGACCGGACTCGGGAAGAGCAGATGAGACAGGGGATTATCTGAAAGTAACTGCAACAACCGCATATGAGGGACGCGGAGGGTACGGATTCGAGGCAGGATCTCTGGTGTATGAGAAACAACGCATTCGTGATGACGATGTGTCGGATCCTACGAAACAATATCATAACAATCCGGGGCAGACAACCATGTCTGCCCGATTGCGTTCAGGCTTCTGTATTCCGCTCAAAGCATCGTTCATCGTGGATGTTCCCGACGGAACCTACCAAGTATTACTTGTTGCAGGGGATGAATTGGCTGAGACAGTGACCCGCGTGAAAGCTGGTGAAGGCAGGCTTGTACTGCCAACGATTCGCACACTTCCTGGACAATGCGCAGAGGTAAGATTCTCGGTTGTTGTTCGCGGCGGCAGACTTCGTCTGTCATTCTCCGGTCCTGCACCGAGAATCAATGCGTTAGAGATTACTCTTGCGAATCAGACCATGACCGTATTTCTTGCGGGGGATTCAACCGTAACAGATCAGCCGGAAAGCGGATATCCGTATTGCGGTTGGGGCCAGTTATTGCCAGCACAGTTCAAACATGATGTGGCAATAGATAATCACGCCCAGTCAGGCCGAAGTTCCCGCAGTTTCATCAATGAAGGTAGATTAAGCGCCATTCTGGAGCAAATCAAGCCCGAAGATTTTCTGTTTATTCAATTTGGACATAACGATGAGAAGCCGGACCCTGAACGTGGCACGGACCCATTCACAACATATAAGGAATATTTGAAAAAGTATATCGACGCTGCACGCGAAGCCAAGGCTCGTCCAGTGCTCATCACCCCGGTGCATCGTCGCTATTTTGCGGATGATGGCACATTGACCGATACCCACGGCGATTATATCATCGCCGTTCGTGAGCTGGCGGAAGAGGAAGATGTTCCGCTGATCGATCTGGCTGAGCGCAGCCGTCTTCTGTTCGAGCAGGCGGGCGTTGAAGGCACCAAGGACGACTTTATGTGGGTGTTGCCAGGCGAGTATGTGAACTTCCCCTCAGGCGTGGAGGATAACACGCATTTTCAGGAACGCGGCGCCCGCCGCCTTGCCCAGCAGGTGGCAGAAGCCATCCGCGAGTTGCAATTGCAACCGCTGCAGATGTATCTCCGGTAG
- a CDS encoding carbohydrate ABC transporter permease, with translation MVWRNVKWPVYHLFVAALALLMLYPVLWMLFSSFKESRTIFVTADTLFPTEWIWSNYVDGWKGTAGRPFMDYITNSLVIVVISTIGAVISSSLIAFGFARLNFKGRTFWFSLMMLTLMLPHDVVLVPQYIIFTKLGWLNTILPIVVPTFFGMPFFIFLMVQFIRTIPKELDEAATIDGCNKFRLYIQIIMPLIKSSLATAAIFSFYWRWEDLLGPVLYLNSPDKYTVSMALKMFLDSESASNWGAMFAMSIVSLVPVVAVFFIFQKQIVQGMSTSGLKG, from the coding sequence ATGGTTTGGAGAAATGTAAAGTGGCCCGTTTATCACCTGTTCGTTGCAGCTCTTGCCCTCCTGATGCTCTATCCCGTCCTATGGATGCTCTTCAGTTCATTCAAGGAAAGCCGTACGATATTCGTCACTGCGGATACTCTGTTCCCTACGGAGTGGATCTGGAGCAACTATGTGGATGGCTGGAAAGGCACAGCTGGAAGACCGTTTATGGATTACATCACCAACTCACTTGTAATCGTGGTTATTTCCACTATCGGTGCCGTGATATCGTCATCGCTGATCGCTTTTGGTTTTGCCAGACTTAACTTCAAGGGACGTACATTCTGGTTCTCCTTGATGATGTTAACACTGATGCTGCCACATGACGTGGTATTGGTTCCTCAGTACATCATTTTCACGAAGCTCGGCTGGCTGAATACTATCTTGCCAATCGTTGTCCCTACATTCTTCGGAATGCCATTCTTCATCTTCCTGATGGTACAGTTCATTCGAACGATTCCGAAGGAGCTGGATGAGGCTGCAACCATCGATGGATGTAACAAATTCAGACTGTATATCCAGATTATTATGCCGCTCATCAAGTCTTCTCTGGCGACTGCAGCCATCTTCTCCTTCTACTGGAGATGGGAGGATCTGCTCGGTCCGGTATTGTACCTGAACTCGCCTGATAAATACACTGTGTCGATGGCGCTGAAAATGTTCCTCGATAGCGAATCTGCTTCCAACTGGGGCGCAATGTTCGCCATGTCCATCGTCAGTCTGGTTCCGGTTGTAGCTGTGTTCTTCATCTTCCAGAAACAAATTGTTCAAGGGATGAGCACCAGCGGATTGAAAGGATAA
- a CDS encoding histidine kinase, with product MNKIKNAFTTLPIHHKTILLIGLLMLISFTFYASVLRYVFSIYDRQIYEKSSQVLNMSSVGIENQLREISNLSFKVMSDEPLQQYLLQLKKAETGYEKNGLRKKITNRLVAYAGSEKYVYSMLFIDNDNNVMAAGNREGISESKQKELVALGQQYSGSNAWHTSGDKQSRLLSVRQVKSFIGGAFTLEDLGTLIIRVRLDRIVQDQMQEPAEDSQLLITDGKEVIYPTESSVSEAEIESELKRTQPYGIAMLEQGRHFVARAHSSYTDWTYLYTTPFDQMFKQIQFVKQLVTVIFIMIFLAALIIGARFSRSITHPIAQLIKKMRNIEKGDLDKLEEAALGNVPISPQNEVGLLHRTFKMMLQRIRELIDENYAKQLVIRETELKALQAQINPHFLYNTLESINWLAKVQKQRQISEMVEALGFLLRSSVNMSEKWITLERELDIVRSYVTIQRTRFEERLDFDMEIAPEVGTARIPKLTLQPLVENAIHYALEPSIDPCRIRIRARAEGDKVIIEVEDDGPGMTPEFLEQLHEGRIQTRGQGIGLSNIQERIRLTFGDEGGMVMSSKPGSGTVVSISIPWIREDDDDVQSDARR from the coding sequence ATGAACAAAATTAAGAACGCTTTCACAACACTGCCGATTCATCACAAAACGATTCTTCTCATCGGACTTTTGATGTTGATCAGCTTTACGTTTTATGCGTCCGTACTCCGATATGTGTTCAGTATCTATGACCGTCAGATCTATGAGAAATCCTCGCAGGTCCTCAATATGTCTTCGGTAGGTATTGAGAATCAACTTCGTGAAATTTCTAATCTCTCCTTCAAGGTGATGTCGGACGAGCCGCTTCAGCAATATCTGCTCCAACTGAAAAAGGCCGAAACGGGTTATGAGAAAAATGGATTACGCAAAAAAATTACCAACAGGTTAGTCGCTTATGCCGGTTCCGAAAAATACGTCTATTCCATGCTATTTATCGATAATGATAATAACGTTATGGCCGCAGGCAATCGGGAGGGAATTTCGGAGTCGAAGCAAAAGGAACTGGTTGCACTGGGACAGCAATACTCGGGCTCCAATGCATGGCATACCAGTGGGGATAAACAGTCCAGGCTTTTGTCGGTCCGACAGGTGAAATCCTTTATTGGCGGAGCATTTACATTGGAGGACCTCGGCACACTGATCATCCGCGTACGGCTGGACCGAATTGTACAGGACCAGATGCAAGAACCGGCTGAGGACTCCCAATTACTCATTACGGATGGAAAAGAAGTGATCTATCCAACAGAATCGTCGGTCAGTGAAGCCGAGATTGAGTCTGAACTGAAGCGCACCCAGCCCTATGGGATTGCCATGTTGGAGCAGGGGAGACACTTTGTAGCTCGTGCCCATTCTTCCTATACGGATTGGACCTATTTGTACACAACCCCGTTTGACCAGATGTTTAAACAAATCCAGTTTGTCAAACAGTTGGTCACGGTGATCTTCATTATGATTTTTCTGGCGGCGCTTATCATTGGAGCGAGATTCTCTCGCAGTATTACTCATCCGATTGCACAGTTGATCAAAAAGATGCGTAATATCGAAAAAGGCGATCTGGATAAGCTGGAGGAGGCTGCTCTCGGCAATGTTCCGATATCTCCACAGAATGAGGTTGGGCTGCTGCATCGCACATTCAAGATGATGCTTCAACGGATACGTGAATTGATTGATGAGAATTATGCGAAGCAACTGGTGATTCGTGAGACGGAGTTGAAAGCGCTTCAGGCGCAGATTAATCCACATTTTCTATACAACACGCTGGAATCGATTAACTGGCTGGCTAAAGTACAGAAGCAACGACAGATCTCGGAAATGGTTGAGGCCCTCGGATTTCTGCTGCGTAGCTCTGTGAACATGTCCGAGAAGTGGATAACACTGGAAAGAGAGCTGGACATTGTCCGCAGTTACGTGACGATTCAGCGCACGCGTTTTGAGGAAAGACTGGACTTCGATATGGAGATTGCCCCAGAGGTAGGAACGGCGCGGATACCGAAGTTAACATTACAGCCGTTGGTGGAGAACGCCATACACTATGCACTCGAACCAAGCATTGACCCTTGCCGGATTCGAATCCGGGCGAGAGCAGAGGGAGATAAGGTGATTATTGAAGTCGAGGATGACGGTCCGGGGATGACACCGGAATTCCTGGAACAACTACACGAAGGACGTATTCAGACAAGAGGACAGGGCATTGGGTTATCTAACATCCAGGAACGAATCAGACTGACCTTCGGCGATGAAGGTGGAATGGTGATGAGCAGCAAGCCCGGATCAGGAACTGTAGTATCGATCAGCATACCTTGGATCAGAGAGGACGATGACGATGTACAAAGTGATGCTCGTAGATGA
- a CDS encoding response regulator transcription factor, which yields MYKVMLVDDERVILEGISQVVDWAAAGTELVGTARNGIEALDKIGQSRPDIIITDISMPGLDGLGLIEKASEAYPGVRFIMLSGYKEFEYARRAMQYGVKHYLLKPCNENQIHDALTELLQEHQDAQVKEHVAGEMKQRLQRVLPHVKEQFLLEFMTNRTYGPVDLEYYQELFDLELEENAVRLLLFRIVDEHDYSHLFAIKNIASDLLPHVLLSTTIEGKLLILLADSADPAGLKESIEEVRAAFTRLYKLEVTAALSEADRMIQSRRLFREALQYLNHRFFIGEGKLITKNDLVLAGECDGLHVEQDAEQLCQLIKSGNTEETAVEVERLFDLLSRQQLEIEVTRSYVVQLYSAMVHVCPPEEATEFTQRMAELPHIDTLSGLKSFVASSAARLTSGYYKNHISRQSSAVEKMMDIVDRHYGEADLSLNGVAHQMLYMNPDYLGKIFKKVTGENFSNYVNRLRIERACDHIRRGGDVKVFELAELFGFGGNSQYFSQVFKKWTGMTPTEFRRIGI from the coding sequence ATGTACAAAGTGATGCTCGTAGATGATGAACGTGTCATTCTGGAGGGGATTTCCCAAGTGGTCGATTGGGCCGCGGCAGGAACGGAATTGGTGGGTACGGCGAGGAACGGGATTGAAGCATTGGACAAAATTGGGCAGTCGAGACCCGATATTATTATTACGGATATTTCCATGCCAGGTCTGGATGGTCTCGGACTCATAGAGAAGGCATCCGAAGCATATCCGGGTGTACGTTTCATAATGTTATCCGGCTACAAAGAGTTCGAATATGCTCGCAGAGCGATGCAATACGGTGTGAAGCATTATTTGCTCAAACCCTGCAACGAGAATCAGATCCATGATGCATTAACTGAACTGTTGCAGGAACATCAGGATGCCCAGGTGAAGGAGCATGTTGCAGGTGAGATGAAACAGCGATTGCAGCGTGTCCTTCCGCATGTGAAGGAGCAATTTCTGCTGGAGTTCATGACCAACCGCACCTATGGGCCGGTTGATCTGGAGTATTATCAGGAGCTGTTTGATCTGGAGCTTGAAGAGAACGCAGTTCGGTTACTGTTGTTCCGAATTGTAGATGAACATGATTACAGTCACTTATTTGCGATCAAAAACATTGCCAGTGACCTGCTCCCACATGTCCTGTTAAGCACGACCATTGAAGGCAAACTCCTCATTCTGCTCGCGGATTCAGCTGATCCGGCCGGACTGAAAGAAAGTATTGAAGAGGTTCGGGCTGCATTCACCAGACTATATAAATTGGAAGTGACCGCTGCGCTGAGTGAAGCAGATCGAATGATTCAGTCCCGGCGGTTGTTTCGTGAGGCGTTGCAGTATCTGAACCATCGCTTTTTTATCGGTGAAGGCAAGCTGATTACAAAGAATGATCTGGTACTGGCCGGAGAATGCGACGGATTACATGTAGAACAGGATGCGGAGCAACTGTGTCAGTTGATCAAATCAGGCAATACCGAGGAAACAGCGGTAGAGGTGGAGCGTCTGTTTGATCTATTATCACGTCAGCAGCTGGAAATTGAAGTGACTCGCTCTTACGTAGTGCAGCTGTACTCGGCGATGGTTCATGTCTGTCCACCTGAGGAGGCAACGGAATTCACCCAGCGTATGGCAGAACTGCCGCATATCGATACGTTATCTGGCTTGAAGTCTTTTGTTGCAAGCAGTGCAGCCCGATTAACTTCCGGTTATTACAAAAACCATATCAGTCGCCAGTCTTCTGCCGTGGAGAAGATGATGGATATCGTGGATCGTCATTATGGAGAGGCGGATCTCTCTCTCAATGGAGTCGCCCATCAGATGTTGTATATGAATCCCGATTATTTGGGCAAGATTTTCAAAAAAGTCACAGGAGAGAATTTCTCCAATTACGTGAATCGTCTACGCATTGAACGCGCATGTGACCATATTCGCAGAGGCGGGGATGTGAAAGTGTTTGAGCTTGCTGAATTGTTCGGATTTGGCGGGAATTCACAATATTTCAGTCAGGTGTTCAAAAAGTGGACCGGTATGACACCTACGGAATTCCGCAGGATCGGCATATAA
- a CDS encoding Ger(x)C family spore germination protein, whose amino-acid sequence MKRWVSISGLLISCLILLTGCWDSKEVQSINFITAIGIDYVDNRYIAYAQLIDFSSIAKQEGPTSREASDIWIGRGEGKTLSMAINNLYQTSQQQTLWTHVKAIVLSKNALSGRLEDVFNTLLHSGQMRYTPWIYGTEQSIPDVLAPSALLNQSTQTIELFEPIKLYKQHSAFEPIRLHQLLDGIREPASVILLPSITNKNQTWFNGDEAPPLIKTDGFFVISQGRSQGKVAGEDADGTRFVNYNRVYQYPLYVYKNGGKTPDLTLRLHNPHTKISSRKEGNGVIFDLITSVKGVIVEDNGSHQSPRTMEKSAEKQIESEIRTTFEKNKSRKIDSYGLAEHLYRHDLAMWKEQVQQRADPIKRFKLGKVEVRVKILNASTYKYTE is encoded by the coding sequence GTGAAAAGATGGGTATCCATAAGTGGGCTTCTTATAAGCTGTTTGATCCTGCTAACGGGGTGCTGGGATTCCAAAGAGGTGCAAAGTATTAACTTCATCACAGCGATAGGGATTGACTATGTGGACAACCGATATATTGCGTATGCCCAGTTAATTGACTTCTCCAGTATCGCCAAGCAAGAAGGGCCGACTTCGCGGGAAGCAAGCGATATCTGGATTGGACGAGGTGAAGGCAAAACCTTAAGTATGGCTATTAATAACCTCTATCAAACTTCACAGCAACAAACATTGTGGACCCATGTAAAGGCGATTGTTTTATCAAAAAATGCCCTGAGCGGGCGGCTGGAGGATGTTTTTAACACACTATTACATTCGGGTCAGATGAGATATACACCATGGATCTACGGCACGGAACAAAGCATACCCGATGTGCTTGCCCCCTCTGCCCTGCTGAACCAATCTACCCAGACCATTGAGCTATTTGAACCGATCAAGCTGTACAAGCAGCATTCTGCCTTCGAACCCATCCGTCTTCATCAGCTTCTTGACGGTATTCGTGAGCCTGCTTCGGTTATCCTATTACCTTCGATCACCAATAAAAACCAAACCTGGTTCAATGGGGATGAAGCTCCCCCCTTGATTAAAACAGATGGATTTTTTGTCATTTCACAGGGCAGAAGTCAAGGGAAAGTGGCAGGGGAGGACGCAGATGGTACTCGTTTCGTAAATTATAATCGTGTCTACCAGTACCCGCTGTACGTTTACAAGAATGGAGGCAAGACCCCTGATCTCACACTTCGCCTCCATAATCCGCATACGAAAATTTCATCAAGGAAAGAAGGAAATGGAGTCATTTTCGACCTGATCACTTCGGTAAAAGGTGTCATTGTCGAGGATAACGGCTCCCACCAATCTCCTCGCACAATGGAGAAATCAGCCGAGAAACAGATCGAATCCGAAATTCGGACAACATTCGAAAAAAACAAATCACGGAAAATCGATTCCTATGGCCTAGCAGAACATCTGTATCGTCATGACCTTGCGATGTGGAAAGAACAGGTTCAGCAACGTGCTGATCCCATCAAACGATTCAAACTTGGCAAAGTGGAGGTTCGTGTAAAAATCCTTAATGCCAGCACATACAAATACACTGAGTAA
- a CDS encoding sugar ABC transporter permease, protein MRQYSSLRRNLTGYAFISPFIIGFLGFTLIPMFVSLYMSFTSYNLFTSPRWIGLDNYTKMFFDDPKYWNSVKVTFLYVFIGVPLRLIFALFVAMVLNTGSRMIGTYRTLYYLPSIIGGSVAVSIMWRNLFSNEGVINSALTAIGIGPISWFGDPNASLVMLISLSVWQFGSSMLIFLAGLKNIPTEMYEAAGVDGANPIRKFFSITLPLLSPIVLFNMIMQTIGAFMTFVPAYIISKGEGGPMDGTMLYSLYLFRQAFMFNNMGYASAMAWIMLIMIGILTVAVFLTSKYWVFYESEGGK, encoded by the coding sequence TTGAGGCAGTATTCGTCGTTACGTAGAAACTTAACTGGATATGCGTTCATAAGCCCGTTTATTATTGGATTCCTGGGCTTCACACTCATCCCCATGTTTGTGTCCTTATATATGTCGTTCACGAGTTATAACTTGTTCACTTCTCCGCGGTGGATTGGGCTTGATAACTACACCAAAATGTTTTTTGATGACCCGAAATATTGGAACTCGGTTAAAGTAACGTTTCTCTATGTATTCATTGGGGTACCGTTAAGGTTGATCTTTGCCCTCTTCGTAGCGATGGTCCTAAACACTGGCTCTCGTATGATTGGAACGTACCGGACGCTGTATTACCTGCCATCCATTATCGGTGGTAGTGTGGCCGTATCCATTATGTGGCGTAACCTCTTCAGTAATGAGGGTGTTATCAACAGTGCTCTAACGGCAATCGGGATCGGGCCTATAAGCTGGTTTGGTGACCCGAATGCGTCCCTGGTTATGCTCATCTCACTGTCTGTGTGGCAGTTTGGTTCGTCCATGCTGATCTTCCTGGCTGGTCTCAAAAATATCCCTACTGAGATGTACGAGGCAGCAGGTGTGGATGGCGCGAATCCTATACGGAAATTTTTCAGCATCACCTTGCCACTGCTTAGCCCGATCGTCCTGTTCAATATGATTATGCAGACGATTGGAGCATTCATGACGTTTGTACCTGCCTATATTATCTCCAAAGGCGAAGGCGGTCCAATGGACGGTACGATGCTGTACTCCCTGTATCTGTTCCGTCAGGCGTTTATGTTTAACAACATGGGTTATGCTTCGGCAATGGCCTGGATCATGCTCATCATGATCGGTATACTCACGGTAGCTGTCTTCCTGACATCCAAGTACTGGGTGTTCTACGAATCTGAAGGAGGGAAGTAA
- a CDS encoding stalk domain-containing protein: protein MKRKRIWENTAAVLTVSMLAGMLLFTSSALPAHAADTKTGVLPAGTNETSLTAKKDAVAVTKEFRIVTLGDSITVGYEPNTKELPYGYVERLHEQGLLHGRTQVDNYGIAGLKTSGLKNFTTAIKDGKTLTSEAIQPSLPDPRAGQIGANTATIRESVAQANLVAITIGGNDVSELLGTADKLSDQDLQAKVKELLATYTANVSATINDIHEINPTATIVIADQYQPMPEVAGKALYAKLMEASQGFTQTIDGIAAQFTAQGTDVKVAHVAKEFVGGEGTMTHMIKDRDFHPNQFGYAAIAEVFAKTIWGDYTKLTAPATGEPMNIIVSGKTLNTPYKPIIRNGKNFVAIQDIVNAVGATTVWDNKTSTATITYGDRKVAVKIGANAVKVNGASVTVDTPAFLNKVGKESKTYVPLAMVAEGLGFDVQYVAKLKTVFVNP, encoded by the coding sequence ATGAAGCGTAAACGGATATGGGAAAATACAGCTGCCGTTTTAACAGTAAGCATGTTGGCAGGAATGCTGCTCTTTACATCATCTGCACTGCCTGCACACGCGGCTGACACCAAAACCGGTGTATTGCCAGCAGGTACAAACGAGACTTCGCTGACAGCGAAGAAAGATGCAGTAGCCGTAACCAAGGAATTCCGCATCGTCACATTGGGAGATTCCATAACGGTAGGTTATGAGCCCAACACAAAAGAATTGCCATATGGTTATGTAGAACGTTTGCATGAGCAAGGTTTGCTGCATGGACGTACACAGGTGGACAACTACGGGATTGCCGGATTGAAAACCAGTGGCCTGAAAAATTTCACTACTGCAATTAAGGATGGCAAAACGCTGACTTCTGAAGCCATTCAACCAAGTCTTCCTGATCCAAGAGCGGGACAGATCGGAGCCAATACTGCTACAATCCGTGAGAGTGTAGCACAGGCCAATCTGGTTGCAATTACCATTGGGGGAAATGATGTATCTGAGCTTCTCGGTACAGCAGACAAACTGAGTGATCAGGATCTGCAAGCGAAGGTAAAAGAATTACTCGCAACATATACAGCCAATGTAAGTGCAACGATTAATGATATCCATGAAATTAATCCGACAGCTACAATTGTCATCGCCGATCAGTATCAACCGATGCCAGAAGTAGCAGGCAAGGCACTCTATGCCAAACTGATGGAGGCATCCCAAGGTTTCACACAGACCATTGATGGCATTGCAGCACAATTCACTGCTCAGGGTACCGATGTCAAAGTCGCACACGTGGCCAAGGAGTTTGTTGGTGGTGAAGGCACGATGACACATATGATCAAAGATCGTGATTTCCACCCGAACCAATTTGGATATGCGGCCATTGCCGAAGTATTTGCCAAAACGATCTGGGGCGACTACACCAAGCTGACTGCACCTGCGACAGGTGAGCCGATGAACATTATTGTGAGTGGCAAAACATTAAATACACCGTACAAACCGATTATCCGTAACGGCAAAAACTTTGTGGCGATTCAAGACATCGTAAACGCTGTCGGGGCTACTACGGTGTGGGATAACAAAACTTCAACCGCAACCATTACATATGGAGACCGAAAGGTTGCTGTGAAGATTGGTGCCAATGCTGTGAAGGTAAATGGAGCATCGGTTACTGTGGATACACCTGCATTCCTGAATAAGGTAGGCAAAGAGTCCAAAACATATGTACCACTTGCCATGGTGGCTGAAGGTCTTGGCTTTGATGTGCAATATGTAGCGAAGCTGAAAACTGTTTTTGTTAACCCGTAA
- a CDS encoding sugar ABC transporter substrate-binding protein, which translates to MVKKAIFLMMAALLVFTAACSSGGGTEGASGDDSVTLRIAWWGSDARHEYTQKVIDLYKSKNPNVKIDVEYASFDDYWKKLAPQAAANQLPDIVQMDISYISQYAQNGQLEDLAPYLGNQIKVDDVSENVISTGVINGKQYGVPAGVNVLGFQYDPALLKKAGVDAIPDNMTWESYEALGKQTAEKGLYLDGGIAPDIFFHYFLRTKGLSLYNAEGTGLGYDDDQLFVEFFGLMRRMIEQGAAPTPDVANQTKGIIEESDLVKEKGIGVWQWSNQFVALQQVANRPLEIAPMPGPDMEKGLYMQPSMYWGVTSNSKVKEEAAKFIDFWVNDVEANKLIKGERGVPISGAIKEAIAPELSDATKQVFEFVAAMEPKASPMSSPPPVGSPEVISALADVVEELNFGKITPEQAAETFRKNAESVLANNK; encoded by the coding sequence ATGGTGAAAAAGGCAATATTCCTGATGATGGCTGCTTTGCTCGTGTTTACAGCGGCATGTAGCTCAGGTGGAGGAACTGAAGGAGCATCTGGAGATGACTCAGTTACCCTGCGGATCGCTTGGTGGGGCTCGGATGCAAGGCATGAATATACACAGAAGGTCATCGACCTGTACAAATCGAAAAACCCGAATGTCAAAATCGACGTGGAATATGCTTCATTTGATGACTACTGGAAAAAGCTCGCACCACAAGCAGCGGCAAATCAGTTGCCTGACATCGTTCAGATGGATATTTCCTACATCAGCCAATATGCACAGAATGGTCAGCTTGAGGATCTAGCGCCTTATCTTGGCAACCAGATCAAAGTGGACGATGTGTCCGAGAATGTTATCAGCACAGGTGTAATTAACGGTAAACAATACGGTGTACCTGCCGGTGTTAACGTTCTGGGCTTCCAATATGATCCGGCATTGCTTAAAAAAGCAGGCGTGGATGCAATCCCTGACAATATGACTTGGGAATCGTACGAAGCACTGGGTAAACAAACCGCAGAGAAAGGTCTGTATTTGGATGGAGGGATAGCTCCGGATATTTTCTTCCACTACTTCCTGCGTACCAAAGGATTGTCGCTTTACAATGCGGAAGGAACAGGTCTTGGTTATGATGATGATCAATTGTTTGTGGAGTTCTTCGGACTCATGCGCCGCATGATCGAGCAAGGTGCAGCACCTACGCCGGATGTAGCCAACCAAACCAAAGGCATTATTGAGGAATCGGATCTCGTGAAGGAAAAAGGAATTGGCGTATGGCAATGGTCCAACCAGTTCGTAGCCTTGCAACAGGTAGCGAACCGTCCACTCGAAATCGCTCCAATGCCAGGACCGGATATGGAAAAAGGACTATATATGCAACCAAGTATGTATTGGGGTGTAACGTCCAACTCCAAAGTGAAGGAAGAAGCGGCCAAATTCATTGATTTCTGGGTGAATGACGTGGAAGCCAACAAACTGATCAAAGGTGAGCGCGGTGTGCCAATCTCAGGAGCAATCAAAGAAGCTATCGCACCTGAGCTGAGTGACGCAACGAAACAAGTCTTTGAATTCGTAGCAGCCATGGAGCCTAAGGCTTCACCAATGAGTTCTCCGCCACCGGTTGGTTCACCTGAAGTAATCTCTGCTCTGGCAGATGTGGTTGAAGAGTTGAACTTTGGCAAAATTACACCTGAACAAGCAGCAGAGACATTCCGCAAGAACGCCGAATCTGTACTTGCGAACAATAAATAA
- a CDS encoding sensory rhodopsin transducer — protein MTPDQTESGTSARKNVSAATGHTYWVIPDGYIPPESRGALESHESICVLNTSATDAELYITIYFEDREPLEGMVAEVPARRTKHIRTASLRSGEQSIPPGVPYAITVSSNIPVIVQYSRLDTTQPELALMSVMAYPLT, from the coding sequence ATGACACCTGACCAGACAGAATCAGGCACATCTGCCCGTAAGAATGTTTCAGCAGCTACAGGTCACACCTACTGGGTTATTCCGGATGGTTACATTCCCCCGGAGAGCCGGGGCGCATTGGAGAGTCATGAGAGCATCTGTGTACTGAACACCAGTGCCACGGATGCGGAGCTGTACATCACGATTTATTTTGAAGACAGAGAACCACTCGAAGGTATGGTCGCTGAAGTGCCAGCGAGGAGGACGAAGCACATTCGCACTGCATCGCTACGATCCGGGGAGCAGTCTATTCCGCCAGGCGTGCCTTATGCGATTACGGTTTCGAGTAATATCCCCGTTATCGTCCAGTACAGTCGTTTGGACACGACCCAGCCTGAATTGGCTTTGATGAGTGTCATGGCGTATCCGCTGACGTGA